The sequence GCCGGGGTGGCCGTCACCTTCCAATCCAGGATGTGGCTGTTGTTCTCGCTAGAGGCGTTCCCGGTCCACCAGTTGTTTTCGGCCAGTTGACGAAGCAGGCGTTCCTTTTGCTCGGGTGAACCCCACAGATCGATAACGGCTGGGGTGCTGAGGTGGTATCCGAACAAGTGGCCCAGAGATCCGTCGACCTTTGCGATCTCGCGCACCACTTCCAGGGCGGTAGGCCAGTCGGCTCCCCAACCGCCGAGGTGCCGGGGAACGGTCAACGAGAGCAGCCCACTGGCGCGTAGATCCTCACGCTCTTCTGTCGCCGAACCACCTGCCTTGTCGCGCTCGACGACGGTAGTTTGCCACTTTCGCGTCAGCTCGCGCGCGACCTCGATGGGGTCGCCATGCCTACTGTTCTGTGTCGTGGTGGTGTCATCGGTCAACGTCATTGCTGGTCTCCAGTCGTGGATTGGGTGAGGAATTGCGGTGCTGCCCACTGTGTGAGGTCCACCGGACGGTCGAGCAGATTGTGGTCGAGGAGGAACTGTTGAGTTTGGTCGACAACGGCCAGCGCCGAGTCGTCAAGCATTGGGATCAGATGTTGGGCGAAATCAGCGCCGAAACCGCGTCCGATCGCCGAGGGCGTGACCCCGAGGTTGGCGGCATGGATGCCAACGGTGTCCTCGGCGTGGGCCTGTGCCCAACGGCCGGCTTGGACAGCCGCATCGACGAGTCGTTGCACCAGGTCGGGTCGCTCGTCAACCAACTGGGCGCTGACCGTCCAAACACTGGCATACCGGTTTCTTTTGTCGTCGCCGAGATCGGCGAGCACCCGCGCGCCGCTGAGGTCTTCTAGCTCCGCCGCCCAGGGCAACCACGTGAACAGCGCATCAACGTTGCCACTACTCAGGATGCCGCTCTGGTGGGCGGCCACGTCGGGAAACAGGTCAGCGCCTCTGACACTGGCCGCTGCTTCCAGCCGCTCTTCGGGCACGTCGACGCCAGGGCTTTCGATACGCACCAAGTCGACGTCACTGATCCTGATGCCTCCGATATGCAGGGTCTGCAAAAGTCCCCGCGCCTCCCAGGTGCCCAGCGCGATCAGTGTTTGCCGCCACGGATCCAATTGCCGGTAGTCACCCAACTCGCCGGTGAGAATGCGGATCGCTGCGCCGGACACACCCACCCGCCGACCCCGCAGCTGCTCGGGTGATTTCACCGGGCTGTCAGCACGGACATAGATCCCTTGCCGACCGGCCAGAGGGGTGATGCCCAACAAGCGGGTGCGTCCTGGTGCTCGCAGGCCCTCACTGATAAGAGGTGGAATTTCGCCACCAAAACGGGTGTAGGCGGGATGATCGTAGGTGAAATGCAACCCAGCTTGCGCGCCGCTCAGCACATTCAGCGAAATACCGTTGCCAGCCAACAGGTTTGACTCCAGCGCTGTCAGCAGCGCGTTGGGAACCGGGCAATTGCTGTAGGCAAGAATATCTCGATCGATGTCTGTGGTGGTCATCAGATGCTCCCAACTTCGGGGCGAGCCAACCCAAGGTGCTCACGCAGCGTTGCCCCCTCGTACTCGGTACGGAACACACCACGTTGCTGCAACAGCGGAACCACCTGGTCGACGAATTCCTCGTAAACACCAGGCAGATACGCCGCCGAAATGATGAATCCGTCAGCGGCCCCAGCCTCAAAGTGACTAACCAACTGATCAGCGATCTGTTCGGCAGTTCCAGCCCACTGCGGCACAAACCCGACGTTGGTGCCGTATCGGCGACCCAGCTCGGCCAACGTCAGGTCCGCACCGCCACCGGCCACCGCGGAAAACATCTGCAACATGGTCGGCACGTGACGATCACCAAGATCGGCGACGATGTCAGAAAACTTCGTATCCAGCGGATACTTGGAGAGATTCAAACCGCTATGGCTCGACAACGTCGACAAACCCACCTCGGGATGCACCAGCGAATTGAGATATTCCAGACGCTCACGGGCCACCTGCTCAGTCTCACCGAGCACCGGCATCACCGCGGTGAATACCTTTGTTTGCTCGGGGTCACGCCCCGCGGCCGCAACGTGAGCTTTGATGTCCTGATAGACCGCGCGCATGATGTCGAGGTTGGGCGAGACGCTGAATACCGCTTCAGCCCAGCGCCCCGCGAAGCGACGCCCCCGCGGCGACAGGCCGGCCTGCAAGATGACCGGTTCGCCCTGGCGTGACCGTGGAACCTGCAACGGGCCACGGACCGACAACCAGTGGCCGCGATGATTGACGTATTGAACCTTCTTGGGATCGGCGAACCGAGGGTAAGTCCCCTGGGGTGGTGGGGTTTCGGGAGGCGGTCCGGCCAGGGTTGAAGGTCCCGGGTGTGTCGGTGCCGGTGTTGG is a genomic window of Mycolicibacter heraklionensis containing:
- a CDS encoding ABC transporter substrate-binding protein, which encodes MTTTDIDRDILAYSNCPVPNALLTALESNLLAGNGISLNVLSGAQAGLHFTYDHPAYTRFGGEIPPLISEGLRAPGRTRLLGITPLAGRQGIYVRADSPVKSPEQLRGRRVGVSGAAIRILTGELGDYRQLDPWRQTLIALGTWEARGLLQTLHIGGIRISDVDLVRIESPGVDVPEERLEAAASVRGADLFPDVAAHQSGILSSGNVDALFTWLPWAAELEDLSGARVLADLGDDKRNRYASVWTVSAQLVDERPDLVQRLVDAAVQAGRWAQAHAEDTVGIHAANLGVTPSAIGRGFGADFAQHLIPMLDDSALAVVDQTQQFLLDHNLLDRPVDLTQWAAPQFLTQSTTGDQQ